Proteins from a single region of Pseudodesulfovibrio portus:
- a CDS encoding zinc ribbon domain-containing protein has product MYQKQIEQLIVLQEVDDEILTLRSEVEQAPQELADLEAQMDEFRERRSRIDEKMDILKEQQKKLTNEIEEDAGKIKKSKNKLMLVGNTKEYHAMMREMDSLEKLNRMRDDEQTAVREELTRQTDATSSLTEEMSDVQEQYGALKTTLDERLEKASKKLDSLGRKRKKACKAVPPPILGRYEFIRERMENPVIVPVSHGVCSGCNIMIPPQSYNDLQRGQQILSCPNCQRLIYWKAHVEPEAAE; this is encoded by the coding sequence ATGTATCAGAAACAGATTGAACAGTTGATCGTGCTCCAGGAAGTGGACGACGAGATTCTCACTCTGCGTTCAGAGGTGGAACAGGCTCCCCAGGAGCTGGCCGACCTTGAGGCGCAGATGGATGAATTCCGGGAGCGCCGCAGCCGCATCGATGAGAAGATGGACATTCTCAAGGAACAGCAGAAGAAGCTGACCAACGAGATCGAGGAAGACGCGGGCAAGATCAAGAAGTCCAAGAACAAATTGATGCTGGTGGGCAACACCAAGGAATACCACGCCATGATGCGCGAAATGGATTCCCTGGAAAAGCTCAACCGCATGCGCGACGACGAGCAGACTGCGGTCAGGGAAGAACTGACCCGCCAGACCGACGCCACCTCCTCCCTGACCGAGGAGATGAGCGACGTGCAGGAGCAGTACGGCGCGCTCAAGACCACCCTGGACGAACGGCTGGAAAAGGCTTCCAAGAAGCTGGATTCCCTGGGCCGCAAGCGCAAGAAGGCGTGCAAGGCCGTCCCGCCGCCGATCCTGGGCCGCTACGAGTTCATCCGCGAGCGCATGGAGAACCCGGTCATCGTGCCGGTTTCCCACGGCGTGTGTTCGGGCTGCAACATCATGATTCCGCCGCAGTCCTACAACGACCTGCAGCGGGGCCAGCAGATCCTGAGCTGCCCCAACTGCCAGCGCCTCATCTACTGGAAGGCCCACGTGGAGCCCGAGGCTGCGGAATAA
- the ispD gene encoding 2-C-methyl-D-erythritol 4-phosphate cytidylyltransferase: MDRPLKNIWGIILAAGSGSRLADAAGGTRKQYLEYKSAPLFWHSARTFSRVAPVQGVVFVFPPDDVAAMEKTLRQYFKSEDLGIRWAVAPGGDRRQDSVRNGLSALPADCGGVLVHDSARPFASARILTDLIDALQDGARSVIPTVPVTDTVKRVAGTTVAETLNRAELAAVQTPQAFETGLLREAHDRADKEGWEVTDDASMVERLAEVVTIPGEAANIKITVPEDLKRLEEAGTTVPCVGWGYDVHRFGGDNDRPLVLGGVPIPGGPTVIAHSDGDVLLHALADGILGTFGGGDIGRHFPDTDPRFKNADSGVLLRETLAMAEQAGVRVVHADLTVVTQIPRLAPHAAQIAKNICRLLGLEAHQVNFKATTEETLGFTGQKKGIKAVASVTGLREM; the protein is encoded by the coding sequence ATGGACAGACCGCTCAAGAATATCTGGGGAATCATCCTCGCCGCCGGGTCCGGCTCCCGGCTGGCAGACGCTGCGGGGGGCACGCGCAAGCAGTATCTCGAATACAAATCCGCTCCCCTGTTCTGGCACAGCGCCCGGACGTTCTCGCGGGTGGCCCCGGTGCAGGGAGTGGTCTTCGTATTCCCGCCCGACGACGTCGCGGCCATGGAAAAGACGCTCCGCCAATACTTCAAGTCCGAGGACCTCGGCATCCGGTGGGCCGTGGCCCCCGGCGGCGACCGGCGGCAGGACTCGGTCCGCAACGGCCTTTCCGCCCTGCCCGCCGATTGCGGCGGCGTGCTGGTCCACGATTCGGCCCGCCCGTTCGCCTCGGCCCGCATCCTCACCGACCTCATCGACGCCCTGCAGGACGGCGCGCGCAGCGTGATCCCGACCGTCCCGGTGACCGACACCGTCAAGCGGGTGGCCGGGACCACGGTCGCCGAGACCCTGAACCGGGCCGAGCTGGCTGCGGTGCAGACGCCCCAGGCGTTCGAGACGGGGCTGCTCAGGGAGGCACACGACCGGGCCGACAAGGAGGGCTGGGAGGTCACGGACGACGCGTCCATGGTCGAGCGGCTGGCCGAGGTGGTCACCATCCCCGGCGAGGCGGCCAACATCAAGATCACCGTGCCCGAGGACCTGAAACGGCTCGAAGAGGCCGGGACCACGGTCCCGTGCGTGGGCTGGGGCTACGACGTGCACCGCTTCGGCGGGGACAACGACCGGCCCCTGGTGCTCGGCGGCGTGCCGATCCCCGGCGGCCCGACCGTCATCGCCCACTCGGACGGCGACGTGCTCCTGCACGCCCTTGCCGACGGCATTCTCGGCACCTTCGGCGGCGGCGACATCGGGCGCCATTTCCCGGACACGGACCCCAGGTTCAAGAACGCCGACAGCGGGGTGCTCCTGCGCGAGACCCTGGCCATGGCCGAACAGGCCGGGGTGCGCGTCGTACACGCGGACCTGACGGTGGTCACGCAGATCCCCCGGCTCGCGCCCCATGCCGCCCAGATAGCCAAGAACATCTGCCGACTCCTGGGGCTGGAAGCGCATCAGGTGAATTTCAAGGCCACCACCGAGGAAACCCTCGGCTTCACCGGCCAGAAAAAAGGCATCAAGGCCGTGGCTTCGGTCACCGGCCTGCGGGAGATGTGA
- a CDS encoding Nif3-like dinuclear metal center hexameric protein yields the protein MKIQNILTIFRKLAPEENQSSWDNSGVQIAGAAQDADKVAVTLEPTPEAVARCLEWGAQAVITHHPLYMEPKAPDAEGMYLDVLRRVMGAGAWLYSAHTSLDTRPGGPAFWLGQELGLENGRLLEVETGRAPVEASFYTEESITREAADIWANHDGVHSVSQSRTGEVRLVCDEPHWNEVADRIEFSLGKRPLFYLRSLTAPRSEVGFGEAGDLPQPMGWDEFLARVDGLVKRDALLISGPQPETVSRVAYCGGSGSSLIDKAAAAGADVFITGDMKYHPAVETPVCVIDAGHFSLEEEMMRRFGAELDRELDGVEVRFFEGVDPFRVYARKK from the coding sequence ATGAAAATACAGAATATTTTGACGATTTTCAGAAAGTTGGCCCCGGAGGAGAATCAGAGTTCCTGGGACAATTCCGGCGTCCAGATCGCGGGCGCGGCCCAAGATGCGGACAAGGTCGCCGTGACCCTGGAACCGACTCCCGAGGCTGTGGCCCGGTGCCTTGAATGGGGCGCGCAGGCGGTCATCACCCACCACCCGCTGTACATGGAGCCCAAGGCTCCGGACGCGGAGGGGATGTACCTGGACGTGCTGCGCCGGGTCATGGGCGCGGGCGCGTGGCTGTACAGCGCGCACACGTCGCTGGACACGCGGCCCGGCGGCCCGGCCTTCTGGCTGGGGCAGGAGTTGGGACTCGAGAACGGGCGGCTGCTGGAAGTCGAGACCGGGCGCGCGCCGGTGGAGGCCTCCTTCTACACCGAGGAATCCATCACCCGCGAGGCCGCCGACATCTGGGCCAATCACGACGGCGTGCACTCGGTGTCCCAGAGCCGCACCGGCGAGGTCCGGCTGGTCTGCGACGAGCCGCACTGGAACGAGGTGGCGGACAGGATCGAATTTTCCCTGGGCAAACGCCCGCTGTTCTACCTGCGTTCCCTGACCGCGCCCAGGAGCGAGGTCGGGTTCGGCGAGGCGGGCGACCTGCCGCAGCCCATGGGCTGGGACGAGTTCCTGGCCCGGGTGGACGGCCTCGTGAAGCGGGACGCGCTGCTCATCTCCGGCCCGCAACCGGAAACGGTCAGCCGCGTGGCCTACTGCGGCGGGTCCGGATCGTCGCTTATCGACAAGGCGGCGGCAGCCGGAGCGGACGTGTTCATCACCGGGGACATGAAATACCACCCGGCCGTGGAGACCCCGGTCTGCGTCATCGACGCCGGGCATTTTTCGCTGGAAGAGGAAATGATGCGCCGCTTCGGCGCGGAGCTGGACCGCGAGCTGGACGGTGTGGAAGTCCGGTTCTTCGAAGGCGTGGACCCGTTCAGGGTGTACGCCCGGAAAAAATAA
- the cysS gene encoding cysteine--tRNA ligase, giving the protein MRLYNTLKRRKEDFVPANGNDVNMYVCGITAYDLCHIGHARSSVVFDVLYRYLKHKGYDVTFIRNFTDIDDKIIKRAGEVGKEAAEIAEKFIGEFYVDMDRLAIQRPSVEPKCTEHIPEMIKLTEHLIEKGHAYATPSGDVYFKVRSFDGYGKLSGRNIDELESGARIAPGEEKQDPLDFALWKAAKPGEPSWESPWGLGRPGWHLECSAMSEKYAPLPLDIHGGGQDLAFPHHENEVAQSEAATGKPFANYWVHNGFVQINSEKMSKSLGNFFTIRDILDKFLPETLRYFLLTMHYRSPLDFSFDALEEAEKGIRRIYSALNQVDVELAKSKWKKSPFPEELTGELDQIEKSFIEAMEDDMNTAGALGHVFSAVRLAGRVCEDKNLRKSEGGRDLFERLKKDVAQWGAVLGIFEREPVEFLTELRDNRAARAGIDPAKVQELLDARQQARKDKDFEKSDAIRDELAAMNVEVKDTPQGATWDVI; this is encoded by the coding sequence ATGAGATTGTACAACACCCTGAAACGGCGAAAAGAGGACTTCGTCCCGGCGAACGGCAACGACGTGAACATGTACGTCTGCGGCATCACGGCCTACGACCTCTGCCACATCGGCCACGCCCGCTCCAGCGTGGTCTTTGACGTGCTCTACCGCTATCTGAAGCACAAGGGATATGACGTCACCTTCATCCGCAACTTCACGGACATCGACGACAAGATCATCAAGCGCGCGGGCGAGGTGGGCAAGGAAGCCGCCGAGATCGCCGAAAAGTTCATCGGCGAGTTCTACGTGGACATGGACCGGCTGGCCATCCAGCGCCCTTCTGTCGAGCCCAAGTGCACCGAGCACATCCCGGAGATGATCAAGCTGACCGAACATCTCATCGAGAAAGGCCACGCCTACGCCACCCCGTCCGGCGACGTGTATTTCAAGGTCCGCTCGTTCGACGGCTACGGCAAGCTGTCGGGCCGCAACATCGACGAGCTGGAGTCCGGCGCGCGCATCGCACCGGGCGAGGAAAAACAGGACCCCCTCGACTTTGCCCTGTGGAAGGCGGCCAAGCCCGGCGAGCCGTCCTGGGAATCCCCGTGGGGCCTCGGTCGCCCCGGCTGGCACCTGGAGTGCTCGGCCATGAGCGAAAAATACGCCCCCCTGCCGCTGGACATCCACGGCGGCGGCCAGGACCTGGCCTTCCCCCACCACGAGAACGAGGTGGCTCAGAGCGAGGCGGCGACCGGCAAGCCGTTCGCCAACTACTGGGTGCACAACGGGTTCGTGCAGATCAACTCCGAAAAGATGTCCAAATCGCTCGGCAACTTCTTCACCATCCGCGACATCCTGGACAAGTTCCTGCCCGAGACCCTGCGCTATTTCCTGCTGACCATGCACTACAGGAGCCCGCTGGACTTCTCCTTCGACGCCCTGGAAGAGGCCGAAAAGGGCATTCGCCGAATCTACTCCGCCCTCAATCAGGTGGACGTGGAGCTGGCCAAGTCCAAATGGAAGAAATCCCCGTTCCCCGAGGAGCTGACCGGCGAGCTCGACCAGATCGAGAAAAGCTTCATAGAGGCCATGGAAGACGACATGAACACCGCCGGGGCCCTCGGCCACGTGTTCTCCGCCGTCCGCCTGGCCGGGCGCGTGTGCGAGGACAAGAACCTGCGCAAGTCGGAAGGCGGCCGCGACCTGTTCGAGCGCCTCAAGAAGGACGTGGCCCAATGGGGAGCCGTCCTCGGCATCTTCGAACGCGAGCCCGTCGAATTCCTGACCGAGCTGCGCGACAACCGCGCCGCCCGCGCCGGCATCGACCCGGCCAAGGTCCAGGAACTGCTGGACGCACGCCAACAGGCCCGCAAGGACAAGGACTTTGAAAAGTCCGACGCCATCCGCGATGAGCTGGCCGCCATGAACGTGGAAGTGAAGGACACGCCACAGGGCGCGACCTGGGACGTGATCTAG